The Pseudorhodobacter turbinis genome contains a region encoding:
- a CDS encoding riboflavin synthase, translating into MFTGIVTDIGKLLELEQQGDLRARIGTGYDIAGIDIGASIACDGVCLTVIALGDAPQNWFDVQISAESVGATNIGGWSVGKRLNLERALKVGDELGGHIVSGHVDGVAEVIAMHREGDSTRVTFRAPHALAGFIAPKGSVALNGTSLTVNEVEGTDFGVNFIPHTQQATTWGDVAVGDRINLEVDTMARYVARLRDWAQQ; encoded by the coding sequence ATGTTCACAGGTATCGTCACAGACATCGGCAAGCTGTTGGAGCTGGAGCAGCAGGGCGATTTGCGCGCGCGTATCGGCACCGGCTATGACATTGCGGGCATTGATATCGGGGCCTCGATTGCCTGTGACGGGGTGTGCCTGACGGTGATTGCGCTGGGGGATGCGCCGCAAAACTGGTTCGACGTGCAGATCAGCGCGGAATCGGTGGGCGCAACCAATATCGGCGGGTGGAGTGTGGGCAAACGCCTCAACCTTGAACGGGCATTGAAAGTCGGGGATGAGCTGGGCGGCCATATCGTCTCGGGCCATGTCGATGGCGTGGCCGAGGTAATCGCCATGCACCGTGAGGGCGACAGCACCCGCGTCACCTTTCGCGCGCCGCATGCGCTGGCGGGCTTTATTGCGCCAAAAGGCTCGGTTGCGCTGAACGGCACCTCATTGACAGTGAATGAGGTGGAGGGCACCGACTTCGGCGTCAACTTTATTCCGCATACTCAGCAAGCTACGACATGGGGCGATGTGGCCGTTGGGGATCGTATCAACCTCGAGGTGGATACGATGGCGCGTTATGTTGCCCGTTTGCGCGATTGGGCACAGCAATAA
- the ribB gene encoding 3,4-dihydroxy-2-butanone-4-phosphate synthase translates to MTQTEYTHAIASIEEIIDDARNGRMFILVDHEDRENEGDLVIPAQMCNAAHVNFMATYGRGLICLTLTEKRIETLGLSLMSAKNSSRHETAFTTSIEAREGVTTGISAADRALTIKVAIDPKAGPQDIACPGHVFPLRARNGGVLVRAGHTEAATDVSRLAGLDPSGVICEIMNDDGTMARLPDLVTFAQKHGLKIGTISDLIAYRRRNDNLVRVSSESTVTSEFGGDWTLRIYTDDTEGADHVVLIKGDISTPEPVLVRMHTLDPLLDVAGLGPAGRTHEFGDAMRLIADEGRGALVLLRDVHMKMTSASDDSPQTLRQYGLGAQILSSLGITEMVLLTNSPQPRIVGLDAYDLTITGTRAIPKG, encoded by the coding sequence ATGACCCAGACAGAATATACGCACGCTATCGCCTCTATTGAGGAGATCATCGACGACGCTCGCAATGGTCGCATGTTCATTCTGGTGGACCATGAGGACCGCGAGAACGAGGGTGATTTGGTCATTCCGGCGCAGATGTGCAATGCAGCCCATGTGAACTTCATGGCGACCTATGGGCGCGGGTTGATTTGCCTGACGCTGACCGAAAAGCGGATCGAGACTTTGGGCCTGTCTCTGATGAGCGCCAAGAACTCCAGCAGGCATGAAACGGCCTTCACCACCTCGATCGAGGCGCGTGAGGGGGTCACCACCGGCATATCGGCGGCGGATCGCGCGCTGACGATCAAGGTTGCGATTGACCCCAAAGCGGGCCCGCAAGATATCGCCTGTCCCGGCCATGTGTTCCCGCTGCGGGCGCGCAATGGGGGCGTTCTGGTGCGCGCGGGCCATACCGAGGCGGCAACGGATGTTTCGCGCTTGGCGGGGTTGGACCCTTCGGGCGTGATCTGTGAGATTATGAATGACGATGGCACCATGGCGCGCCTGCCTGATCTGGTCACTTTCGCGCAAAAGCATGGGCTCAAGATCGGCACGATTTCCGATCTGATCGCCTACCGCCGCCGCAATGACAACCTTGTGCGGGTCAGCTCTGAAAGCACGGTCACCTCGGAATTTGGTGGGGACTGGACGCTGCGGATCTATACCGATGATACCGAGGGCGCGGATCATGTGGTGCTGATCAAGGGTGATATTTCCACGCCGGAACCGGTTTTGGTGCGGATGCACACGCTGGACCCGCTCTTGGATGTGGCGGGCCTTGGGCCTGCGGGCCGGACGCATGAATTTGGCGATGCAATGCGCCTGATCGCGGATGAGGGGCGCGGCGCGTTGGTCTTGTTACGCGATGTGCATATGAAGATGACATCGGCCAGTGATGACAGCCCGCAAACCTTACGCCAATACGGGCTGGGCGCGCAAATCCTGTCGAGCCTTGGCATCACAGAGATGGTCTTGCTGACCAATTCCCCCCAGCCCCGCATTGTCGGGCTGGATGCATATGACCTGACAATCACCGGCACCCGTGCCATTCCGAAAGGGTGA
- a CDS encoding 6,7-dimethyl-8-ribityllumazine synthase: MASLESHYTLPLPEFDKPVKLLVVVAPYYREIADQMLAGARATAAACGADVEVIEVPGALEVPTAIAMAERQSNYDGYVALGCVIRGETTHYDTVCNDSSRAISLLGLQGACIGNGILTVEDMDQAEVRANPDKQNKGGGAAAAALHLIALSRRWSSKRTGIGFRPSEDSFRA; this comes from the coding sequence ATGGCTTCTCTTGAATCGCATTATACCTTGCCTTTGCCAGAGTTCGACAAGCCGGTGAAGCTGCTTGTTGTGGTTGCCCCCTATTACCGCGAAATTGCCGACCAGATGCTTGCCGGAGCCCGCGCTACGGCTGCGGCTTGCGGTGCTGATGTGGAGGTCATCGAGGTGCCCGGTGCCCTGGAGGTGCCGACCGCGATCGCGATGGCCGAACGGCAAAGCAATTATGACGGTTACGTCGCCCTTGGCTGCGTGATCCGCGGTGAGACAACGCATTACGACACGGTGTGCAACGACAGCAGCCGCGCGATCTCTTTGCTTGGCTTGCAAGGTGCCTGCATCGGCAATGGCATCTTGACGGTTGAGGATATGGATCAGGCCGAGGTTCGCGCCAATCCTGACAAACAAAACAAAGGTGGTGGCGCCGCCGCTGCCGCCCTTCATCTGATTGCCCTGTCGCGCCGCTGGTCCAGCAAGCGCACAGGCATCGGCTTTCGCCCTTCCGAGGATAGCTTTCGCGCATGA
- the nusB gene encoding transcription antitermination factor NusB, protein MTKPDPKKDQKKQMKSAARLYAVQALFQMESSGQTVEGIQREFENHRFGATYDGDEMAEGDVTHFRALLNHAVNRQARVDQMTDRALVEKWPIARIDPVLRALFRAAGAEMLELPTPPKVVITEFVDVAKAFFPEGKESKFVNAVLDHMAREAKPEAF, encoded by the coding sequence ATGACCAAGCCTGACCCAAAAAAAGACCAAAAGAAGCAAATGAAATCTGCCGCCCGGCTTTATGCTGTGCAGGCCTTGTTCCAGATGGAAAGCTCTGGCCAGACGGTTGAGGGGATCCAGCGCGAGTTTGAGAACCACCGTTTCGGCGCGACCTATGATGGGGACGAGATGGCCGAGGGGGATGTGACCCATTTCCGCGCGCTACTGAACCATGCCGTGAACCGTCAGGCGCGGGTCGACCAGATGACCGACCGTGCTTTGGTGGAGAAATGGCCCATCGCCCGTATCGACCCGGTTTTGCGCGCGCTGTTTCGGGCCGCCGGTGCCGAGATGCTGGAGCTGCCAACCCCGCCCAAGGTTGTCATCACCGAATTTGTGGATGTGGCCAAGGCCTTCTTTCCTGAAGGGAAGGAATCAAAATTCGTCAATGCAGTGCTTGACCACATGGCCCGTGAGGCAAAGCCCGAGGCGTTCTAG
- the tldD gene encoding metalloprotease TldD, whose protein sequence is MTDAPFRPFEQHLDEASTLALLRKATHGADDGELFLERRRSEAIVLDDGRVKNATYDASEGFGLRAVRGEVAGYAHSTEISEAALGRALETTRLAVGDGGGTMADAPKGTNQKLYTDANPMLDASFAGKIDLLREVDAFTRALDPRVVQVSATIAAGLQEVEILRPEGLRLSDIRPMARLNISVIVEQNGRREQGGMGGGGRYGLSRLMEPAHWQSVAREALRIALLNLDAVPAPAGVMDVVLGAGWPGILLHEAIGHGLEGDFNRKKTSAFAGLMGQQIAAKGVTVLDDGTIPDRRGSISFDDEGTPSARNVLIDDGVLVGYMQDRQNARLMGVAPTGNGRRESHAHIPMPRMTNTYMLGGDTDPAEIVASLKDGIYAVGFGGGQVDITNGKFVFSCTEAYRVQNGKIGAPVKGATLIGDGATALKQIRAIGNDMAMDPGIGNCGKAGQWVPVGVGQPTLMIGGLTVGGSAA, encoded by the coding sequence ATGACAGACGCCCCTTTCCGCCCTTTTGAGCAGCATCTGGACGAGGCAAGCACCCTTGCTCTGTTGCGAAAAGCCACCCATGGCGCCGACGACGGAGAGCTATTTTTAGAACGTCGCCGCTCTGAGGCCATTGTTTTGGATGATGGCCGCGTGAAAAATGCAACCTATGACGCATCTGAGGGCTTCGGGTTGCGGGCCGTTCGCGGTGAGGTGGCTGGCTATGCCCATTCCACCGAGATTTCAGAGGCGGCATTGGGCCGTGCGCTGGAAACCACCCGTCTGGCCGTGGGTGACGGTGGCGGCACCATGGCCGATGCCCCCAAGGGCACCAACCAAAAGCTTTACACCGATGCGAACCCTATGCTGGATGCCAGCTTTGCGGGAAAAATTGACTTGCTGCGTGAGGTGGATGCCTTCACCCGCGCGCTCGACCCGCGTGTGGTTCAGGTGTCCGCGACCATCGCGGCAGGCCTGCAAGAGGTGGAAATTCTGCGCCCCGAGGGCCTGCGCCTTTCCGATATCCGCCCTATGGCGCGGCTGAATATCTCGGTCATCGTTGAACAGAACGGGCGGCGCGAACAGGGCGGCATGGGCGGCGGCGGGCGTTATGGCCTCTCGCGGCTGATGGAACCTGCGCATTGGCAATCCGTCGCGCGCGAGGCATTGCGAATCGCTTTGCTGAACCTCGACGCGGTGCCTGCCCCTGCGGGCGTGATGGATGTGGTCCTTGGGGCCGGCTGGCCCGGTATCTTGCTGCATGAGGCCATCGGCCACGGGCTGGAGGGCGACTTCAACCGTAAGAAAACTTCGGCTTTTGCCGGGCTTATGGGACAACAGATCGCCGCCAAGGGCGTGACCGTTCTAGATGATGGCACCATCCCCGACCGTCGCGGCTCTATCTCCTTTGATGATGAGGGTACGCCCTCGGCCCGCAATGTGCTGATCGATGACGGCGTGTTGGTCGGCTATATGCAAGACCGCCAAAACGCGCGGCTGATGGGTGTGGCCCCCACCGGCAACGGACGCCGCGAAAGCCATGCCCATATCCCGATGCCGCGCATGACCAATACCTATATGCTGGGTGGCGATACTGATCCCGCTGAAATCGTCGCCAGCCTGAAGGATGGCATCTATGCGGTCGGCTTTGGCGGCGGGCAGGTCGATATCACCAACGGTAAATTCGTGTTTTCCTGCACCGAGGCCTACCGTGTCCAGAACGGCAAGATCGGCGCGCCGGTCAAGGGGGCGACGTTGATCGGGGACGGGGCGACCGCCCTTAAACAGATCCGCGCCATTGGCAATGATATGGCAATGGACCCCGGCATCGGCAATTGCGGCAAGGCGGGGCAATGGGTGCCGGTGGGTGTGGGCCAGCCAACCCTGATGATCGGCGGGCTGACGGTGGGCGGATCGGCGGCCTAA
- the coxB gene encoding cytochrome c oxidase subunit II translates to MTGISGIAAGFGSLWMAGMAFAQDLEVVGRPVDGAMGFQPAATELARDIHWLDDFILVIITVITLMVTGLMLWCAWRFSEKRNQNPATFTHNSPLEVAWTIVPIVILVLIGAFSLPVLFKQQEIPKGDINIKVTGYQWYWGYEYVDEEFGFDSFLLPKEELAANGYAESDYLLATDTSVVVPVGKTIVMTVTGADVIHSWTIPAFGVKQDAVPGRLAHLWFNAEREGIYYGQCSELCGKDHAYMPITVKVVSEEAYAEWLSEAKQEFAGIPATPVTVALAD, encoded by the coding sequence ATGACAGGAATTTCCGGCATTGCCGCTGGTTTTGGGTCCCTGTGGATGGCCGGGATGGCCTTTGCACAGGATTTGGAAGTTGTGGGGAGGCCAGTTGACGGCGCAATGGGCTTTCAGCCTGCGGCGACCGAATTGGCCCGCGACATTCACTGGTTGGATGATTTCATCTTGGTGATCATCACGGTGATTACGCTTATGGTCACAGGATTGATGCTGTGGTGTGCATGGCGTTTTAGCGAAAAGCGTAACCAAAACCCTGCCACATTCACCCACAATAGCCCGCTGGAAGTGGCTTGGACGATTGTTCCGATCGTGATTCTGGTGCTGATCGGCGCGTTCTCCCTGCCCGTGCTGTTCAAGCAGCAAGAGATCCCCAAGGGCGACATTAACATCAAGGTGACCGGCTACCAGTGGTATTGGGGCTATGAGTATGTTGATGAGGAGTTCGGTTTTGACAGCTTCTTGCTGCCCAAGGAAGAGCTGGCCGCGAACGGCTATGCCGAAAGCGATTACCTCTTGGCAACGGATACTTCCGTGGTTGTGCCTGTCGGCAAGACCATCGTGATGACGGTGACCGGCGCGGATGTGATCCACTCTTGGACGATCCCTGCGTTCGGCGTAAAGCAGGATGCGGTGCCAGGCCGTTTGGCGCACCTGTGGTTCAATGCTGAACGTGAAGGTATTTACTACGGGCAATGTTCAGAGCTTTGCGGCAAGGATCACGCCTATATGCCGATTACGGTGAAGGTCGTGTCTGAAGAGGCCTATGCAGAGTGGCTGTCCGAGGCCAAGCAGGAATTTGCCGGTATTCCAGCGACCCCTGTCACTGTCGCATTGGCAGATTAA
- the cyoE gene encoding heme o synthase, producing the protein MSDTQAYTQDTEASFGDYVALLKPRVMSLVVFTAMVGVLVAPVPVHPFLAMTAILFIALGAGASGALNMWWDADIDVIMKRTAGRPIPAGKIHPREALGFGLALSGIAVVMLALATNLLAAGLLAFTIFFYAVVYSMWLKRSTPQNIVIGGAAGAFPPMIGWAAVTGGVSVESVLMFMLIFMWTPPHFWALALFMNSDYSKAGVPMLTVTHGKKVTRNHILVYTIALVPFAVGAGFTSIGGPLYLAVSVLLNAGFLWGAWKIWRRDEVQAEADKYTVEKQVFKFSLLYLFLHFGAFLAEAALKPYGLGGW; encoded by the coding sequence ATGAGCGATACGCAGGCATATACACAAGACACAGAGGCGAGCTTTGGCGACTACGTTGCCTTGCTCAAGCCGCGTGTCATGTCGCTTGTGGTGTTCACCGCGATGGTCGGGGTTTTGGTGGCGCCGGTGCCGGTGCATCCATTTTTGGCAATGACGGCGATTTTGTTTATCGCGCTTGGGGCAGGGGCCTCGGGTGCGCTGAACATGTGGTGGGATGCCGATATCGACGTGATCATGAAGCGCACGGCAGGGCGTCCGATTCCTGCAGGCAAGATCCATCCGCGTGAGGCTTTGGGCTTTGGGCTGGCGTTGTCGGGGATCGCGGTTGTCATGCTGGCGCTGGCGACCAACCTGTTGGCGGCGGGGTTGCTGGCCTTCACGATCTTCTTTTACGCCGTCGTTTATTCGATGTGGCTGAAGCGTTCTACGCCGCAAAATATCGTTATTGGCGGGGCTGCGGGCGCATTCCCCCCTATGATCGGTTGGGCGGCGGTGACCGGTGGGGTTTCCGTGGAATCGGTGCTGATGTTCATGCTGATCTTCATGTGGACGCCGCCGCATTTCTGGGCTTTGGCCTTGTTCATGAACAGTGACTATAGCAAGGCCGGTGTGCCGATGCTGACGGTGACGCATGGCAAGAAGGTCACGCGCAACCATATCCTTGTCTATACGATTGCGCTGGTGCCCTTTGCTGTCGGGGCGGGGTTCACCTCTATTGGCGGGCCGCTTTATCTGGCTGTGTCGGTGCTGTTGAACGCGGGCTTCCTTTGGGGGGCGTGGAAAATATGGCGGCGCGATGAGGTGCAGGCCGAGGCGGATAAATATACCGTTGAAAAGCAGGTTTTCAAGTTCTCCTTGCTTTATCTGTTCCTACATTTCGGGGCCTTTCTGGCAGAGGCCGCATTGAAACCTTACGGGCTTGGGGGCTGGTAA
- a CDS encoding cytochrome c oxidase assembly protein: protein MTPIQKTAIQLSGVAVMMVSLSFAAVPFYDWFCRVTGFAGTTQTAVAASDVILDQTITVRFDGSKTRGMPWEFKPMQREMEIRIGETGLAFYEAYNPTDRVVAGMASYNVAPDSAGGFFNKIACFCFTEQVLQPGERVQMPVTFYVDPEIVDDREGKYVHEITLSYTFYESELPETEQASLAQSDAGTVN, encoded by the coding sequence ATGACACCAATTCAGAAAACTGCAATCCAACTTAGCGGCGTTGCCGTCATGATGGTGTCGCTGTCCTTTGCGGCGGTGCCGTTTTATGACTGGTTTTGCCGTGTGACGGGTTTTGCGGGCACCACGCAGACCGCTGTCGCCGCCTCGGATGTGATCTTGGATCAGACCATTACCGTCCGCTTTGACGGCTCTAAAACACGCGGCATGCCGTGGGAATTCAAGCCGATGCAGCGTGAGATGGAGATTCGGATCGGTGAAACCGGGCTGGCGTTCTATGAGGCGTATAACCCGACCGACCGGGTTGTTGCCGGTATGGCCAGCTATAATGTCGCACCGGATTCGGCAGGGGGCTTTTTCAATAAGATCGCCTGCTTCTGCTTTACCGAGCAGGTCTTGCAACCCGGGGAAAGGGTTCAGATGCCTGTCACATTCTATGTGGACCCGGAAATTGTGGATGACCGCGAGGGCAAATATGTCCACGAAATCACACTATCCTACACCTTTTACGAATCCGAACTGCCAGAGACAGAGCAAGCAAGCCTTGCCCAATCTGACGCCGGAACAGTAAACTAA
- a CDS encoding cytochrome c oxidase subunit 3 yields MAHAKNHDYHILPPSIWPLMGSLGAFIMLFGAVIWMHGSGPWMGLIGLALVLYVMFAWWSEVVHEAETGDHTPVVRIGLRYGFIMFIMSEVMFFAAWFWSFFKHAMYPMGPLSPGIDGVWPPAGIETFDPWHLPLINTLILLCSGAAATWAHHALVHENNRKDIKNGLLLAIILGALFTMLQAYEYSHAAFGFAGNIYGANFFMATGFHGFHIVIGTIFLIVCLVRAQKGHFTPEQHVGFEAAAWYWHFVDVVWLFLFAAIYVWGQ; encoded by the coding sequence ATGGCCCACGCCAAGAACCACGATTACCATATTCTTCCGCCGTCCATATGGCCCTTAATGGGGTCTCTCGGTGCGTTCATCATGCTGTTTGGCGCGGTGATCTGGATGCACGGATCCGGCCCGTGGATGGGGCTTATTGGCTTGGCCCTTGTGCTCTATGTCATGTTTGCCTGGTGGTCCGAAGTGGTCCATGAGGCAGAAACCGGCGACCATACACCCGTTGTCCGTATTGGCCTGCGCTACGGTTTCATCATGTTTATCATGTCCGAAGTGATGTTCTTTGCAGCATGGTTCTGGTCGTTCTTCAAACATGCGATGTACCCGATGGGGCCGCTTTCACCCGGAATCGATGGTGTTTGGCCTCCAGCGGGAATTGAGACATTTGATCCTTGGCACTTGCCGTTGATCAACACGTTGATTTTGCTGTGTTCCGGTGCAGCGGCAACTTGGGCGCACCATGCGCTGGTCCATGAGAACAATCGCAAAGACATCAAGAACGGTCTGCTCCTTGCGATCATTCTGGGCGCGCTTTTCACCATGTTGCAAGCCTATGAATATAGCCACGCGGCCTTTGGTTTTGCGGGTAACATCTATGGCGCGAACTTCTTTATGGCGACCGGCTTTCACGGCTTCCACATTGTTATCGGCACGATCTTTTTGATTGTTTGCTTGGTGCGCGCCCAAAAGGGCCACTTTACCCCCGAACAGCACGTCGGCTTTGAGGCGGCTGCTTGGTACTGGCACTTTGTGGATGTGGTCTGGCTGTTCCTGTTCGCGGCAATCTACGTTTGGGGCCAATAA
- a CDS encoding SURF1 family protein has protein sequence MIRRIVVPLLFGLFGVSILVALGTWQMQRLAWKEETLAAIDARIGAAPVDLPAAPDSVADRFLPVMVSGTLLDEGLDVLVSRKDIGAGVRVISVLETDSGRRVLLDRGFLADASRGLPRETRKVEVTGNLLWPDEVDGFTPAPDAASGLWFARDLPAMAGALKTEPVLIIARSQSGDGIEPLPVDSSAIPNNHLNYAITWFSLAIVWAGMTVLLLWRMRR, from the coding sequence ATGATACGGCGGATAGTGGTGCCCCTGCTTTTCGGGCTCTTCGGGGTCTCGATTTTAGTGGCCCTTGGCACATGGCAGATGCAGCGTTTGGCGTGGAAAGAGGAAACTCTGGCCGCGATAGATGCGCGTATCGGTGCCGCCCCTGTGGATTTGCCCGCCGCGCCCGATAGCGTTGCAGATCGCTTTTTGCCGGTGATGGTGTCAGGCACACTTCTGGATGAGGGTCTGGATGTTCTGGTCAGCCGCAAGGATATCGGTGCCGGTGTTCGCGTGATCTCGGTGCTGGAAACGGATAGTGGCCGCCGCGTCTTGCTTGATCGCGGGTTTCTGGCTGATGCCTCGCGCGGCCTGCCCCGCGAAACCCGCAAGGTTGAGGTGACGGGAAACCTGCTTTGGCCCGATGAGGTGGACGGGTTTACGCCTGCGCCGGATGCGGCCAGCGGGCTGTGGTTTGCGCGTGACTTGCCGGCGATGGCAGGGGCGCTTAAAACCGAACCCGTTCTGATCATCGCCCGCTCTCAATCCGGGGACGGGATAGAGCCTTTACCGGTGGACAGTTCCGCCATTCCCAATAATCACTTGAACTATGCGATCACATGGTTTTCCTTGGCGATCGTATGGGCGGGGATGACAGTCCTGCTGCTGTGGCGTATGAGGCGTTAG
- the thrC gene encoding threonine synthase: MRYISTRGQAPELSFSEAMMTGLARDGGLYVPQEIPAMAAADIAALAGQPYEEIAFRVMLPFLGDTFTEAEFRGLLANAYGGFGHPARAPLVQLAPNHFLLELFHGPTLAFKDFAMQLIGQMMQAALAKSGERITIVGATSGDTGSAAMEAFRGLSNVDVFILYPHGRVSEVQRRQMTTPSEANVHAIAIDGDFDDAQARVKDMFNDMEFRDGVRLAGVNSINWARVLAQVVYYFSAAVSLGAPHRKVSFTVPTGNFGDIFAGYIARKMGLPIEKLVIATNQNDILDRAIKLGEYRTDGVKPSISPSMDIQVSSNFERVLFDAYGRDGAAVSALMGELREGGFTISQGALEMLREQFASGRCSEEETRDTIRSCFAETGEVLCPHSAVGVKVAAEHLGATPMITLATAHPAKFPDAVEAAMGTRPILPDRMADLFDRDERVTRLPNDLAALQAHIRERIAN, encoded by the coding sequence ATGCGCTATATCTCTACTCGGGGTCAGGCCCCGGAGCTTAGCTTTTCCGAGGCGATGATGACGGGGCTGGCCCGCGATGGCGGGCTTTACGTCCCGCAAGAGATTCCGGCCATGGCAGCGGCTGATATTGCCGCGCTTGCCGGTCAACCCTATGAGGAGATCGCCTTTCGCGTGATGTTGCCCTTCTTGGGCGACACCTTCACTGAGGCGGAGTTCCGCGGGTTGCTTGCCAATGCCTATGGCGGGTTCGGCCATCCGGCCCGTGCGCCCTTGGTGCAACTGGCACCCAACCACTTTTTGCTAGAGCTGTTTCATGGCCCGACGCTGGCGTTCAAAGATTTCGCCATGCAGCTGATCGGCCAGATGATGCAGGCCGCCCTTGCCAAATCAGGAGAGCGGATCACGATTGTCGGTGCCACATCCGGCGATACCGGGTCGGCGGCGATGGAGGCCTTTCGCGGGCTGTCGAATGTGGATGTCTTTATCCTGTATCCGCATGGTCGGGTGTCCGAGGTGCAGCGCCGCCAGATGACCACGCCGAGCGAGGCAAACGTCCATGCCATCGCAATTGACGGCGATTTCGACGATGCGCAGGCCCGCGTAAAGGACATGTTCAACGATATGGAATTCCGCGACGGGGTGCGTCTTGCAGGTGTCAACTCTATCAATTGGGCGCGGGTTCTGGCGCAGGTGGTCTATTATTTCAGCGCGGCGGTCAGCCTTGGCGCGCCACACCGCAAGGTCAGCTTTACCGTGCCAACGGGCAATTTCGGAGATATTTTTGCGGGCTATATTGCGCGGAAAATGGGCTTGCCGATTGAAAAGTTGGTGATCGCCACCAATCAGAACGACATCCTGGACCGCGCTATCAAACTGGGCGAATACCGGACGGACGGGGTTAAACCCTCGATCAGCCCGTCGATGGATATTCAGGTGTCCTCTAACTTTGAGCGTGTTTTGTTTGATGCCTACGGGCGTGACGGTGCCGCCGTTTCGGCCTTGATGGGTGAGTTGCGTGAGGGCGGCTTTACGATTTCGCAAGGGGCGCTGGAAATGCTGCGTGAGCAATTCGCCTCGGGCCGCTGTTCCGAGGAAGAAACCCGCGACACCATCCGTAGCTGTTTCGCCGAGACCGGAGAGGTGCTTTGCCCACATTCCGCCGTTGGCGTGAAGGTTGCGGCAGAACATTTGGGCGCGACGCCGATGATCACGCTTGCCACCGCCCATCCCGCCAAATTCCCCGATGCGGTCGAGGCGGCGATGGGCACCCGCCCGATTCTGCCCGACCGTATGGCGGATCTGTTTGACCGCGATGAACGCGTCACACGCCTGCCCAATGATCTTGCCGCCTTGCAAGCCCATATCCGCGAAAGGATCGCCAATTGA
- a CDS encoding M16 family metallopeptidase, translated as MKSRLTTLPNGFRIVTEAMPGLKSASVGIWVTAGGRHERVEQNGIAHFLEHMAFKGTEKRSSLQIAESIEDVGGYINAYTSREMTAYYARVLEDDVTLALDVIGDIVLNPVFDPREIEIERHVILQEIGQAMDTPDDIVFDWLQEACYPDQPFGRSILGPAERVSGFSREDLTGFVAEHYSPDRMILSAAGAVDHDAIVAQAEALFGDRKATGKALIQPAVFKGAERREVKALEQVHFALAFDAPGYLSPDVYTAQIYAMALGGGMSSRLFQKVREERGLCYSIFAQSGAYEDGGQITIYAGTSQEEIADLTAITLQELRRAASDMSDAEVNRARVQLKAGMLMGLESPSSRAERLARLLAIWGRVPEPEEAVAKIEAVTTEGVRRYAGEMITADTAMALYGPIDSAPSLEDIRRGLAA; from the coding sequence TTGAAAAGCCGGCTGACAACACTTCCCAACGGGTTTCGCATTGTGACCGAGGCGATGCCGGGCTTGAAATCTGCCAGCGTGGGGATCTGGGTCACCGCAGGCGGGCGGCATGAACGGGTAGAACAGAACGGCATCGCGCATTTTCTGGAACATATGGCGTTCAAGGGCACGGAAAAGCGCAGCAGCTTGCAAATTGCCGAGTCAATTGAAGATGTCGGCGGCTATATAAATGCCTATACCAGCCGCGAAATGACGGCCTATTATGCCCGCGTTTTAGAAGATGACGTGACGCTGGCGCTGGATGTGATCGGCGATATCGTTCTTAATCCGGTGTTTGATCCCAGAGAAATCGAGATCGAGCGTCATGTGATTTTGCAAGAAATCGGGCAGGCGATGGACACGCCCGATGATATCGTTTTCGATTGGCTGCAAGAGGCCTGCTATCCCGATCAACCTTTTGGGCGCAGTATTCTCGGCCCCGCCGAACGCGTTAGCGGCTTTTCTCGCGAGGACCTGACCGGTTTCGTGGCCGAACATTACAGCCCCGACCGCATGATCCTTTCGGCGGCGGGTGCGGTGGATCATGATGCGATTGTCGCACAGGCCGAGGCGCTGTTTGGCGATCGTAAAGCCACGGGCAAGGCCCTCATCCAGCCTGCCGTTTTCAAAGGTGCCGAGCGGCGCGAGGTCAAGGCGCTGGAGCAGGTGCATTTCGCGCTGGCCTTTGATGCGCCCGGATATCTTTCGCCCGATGTCTATACCGCGCAGATCTATGCGATGGCCTTGGGCGGCGGCATGTCTAGCCGCTTGTTCCAAAAGGTGCGCGAAGAGCGGGGGCTGTGCTATTCCATTTTCGCCCAGTCCGGCGCTTATGAGGATGGCGGCCAGATCACGATTTATGCGGGCACCTCTCAGGAAGAGATTGCCGATCTGACCGCAATCACCCTGCAAGAGCTGCGCCGTGCCGCGTCGGATATGAGCGATGCCGAGGTCAACCGTGCCCGTGTGCAACTAAAGGCGGGAATGTTGATGGGGCTTGAAAGCCCGTCAAGCCGCGCCGAACGTTTGGCGCGTCTGCTTGCGATTTGGGGTAGGGTGCCAGAACCCGAGGAAGCCGTGGCCAAGATTGAGGCGGTAACCACCGAGGGCGTGCGCCGCTATGCCGGTGAGATGATTACGGCCGATACGGCGATGGCGCTTTACGGCCCGATCGATTCCGCCCCGAGTCTGGAAGACATCAGACGAGGTCTTGCTGCCTGA